The Fusarium fujikuroi IMI 58289 draft genome, chromosome FFUJ_chr05 DNA segment TGCTCGGAACAGGCAATCCAGTATCGTTGAAGCGCACATTGGTGAAAAGCGAGTCGTCGTACCTAATTAGATCTCAGTAACATAACTCAATATTTCTAGGATGAAATTGCCTCGTTACCTGAACGTCTCGCGCTCCCGAGTAGCCTCAGAAACGATGCTTTTCTTGGGCACCTTTACACGAGCTGGGCTGGCCATTCTCAGCAGTGCGTGCACATTCGAAAAGAATCTTCAAGGGTATCTCCCAACGGTCATTCTCACCATTTGTTAAAGACGGAAGAAGAGCATTGAAGGCTGGGTTCCTTGGGCTTGCCCCTAGAGGCGAAACGCCGAAGACCGGGAGGTAGAGTTTAGCTAGGGTGAGTCTAGAGTCTAGAGTCTAGACTCGGCGATTATGCTAGAATCGCCACAAAAGCGGCGATCGACAAATCTGCGGTTGAGCTGGGGACGCGAGTCTCAGTCCAAGTGGAGAATCATGTCATAGTCACTCCCTTTAGTTCATGTCTTCAGCTTTGGATTGGTGGCTGCTCCTCCGTTTAGAAAGCCACGATACGGGCTGTTGATTGAAACAGGTTCACCCGTCTGTGCTGCCGTTTCTCCCGATCAGATGACTACCGTTTCTAGAATCTTTTCGTATAACAACAAATAATTACTGTTGTCCGTCAACTGTCAAGAAACAAAACGCTACCATCGCGGTTAGCCAACGGGGTTTGGCGTTGACATATAACTACCGCCTGAGAAGAAACTGAGATCAGACCCCTGTCCAGTGGCTGTGGCTGTGGCTCACTCCGTAGAAACATTCGGATCGCCACGCTATTTGGCTTTGTGTGTACCGAGTACAAGATACGAAAGTATGTTTGCATGACTGCGTAACGGAGCATAGACACCCTATCACCATGTAATCGACTCTCTCGCAGGCTTCTGTCAACGGCATTGCCTCTGTTAACCAGTtcgacaagatcaaacaCCTTTCGTCATTTGAATGTGTGTCACGTGAAACTGCTAGCTTCCGATGTTTTAGACTGAACCTCGGTTGAGCTTTTGCATCATTGATCGGCATCTCTCCTATGGCTGAAGGAAGCCTATTCTAACCTCATATATCGCAAAAGTGCAAGCTCGGATTTCTCGTTCAGACCTAACTTCCACTGAGATCACAATGGCTCTTCAATTCTCCCTATCTCAGGCTTCTCTAGCAGCAGCCATCCTAGGTTCAACTTACGGAACCTACCTGGCTCTATCTCCTCCCAATCCCAGCGAACATTCAGCACCATCAACGGGCGACTCAGTTCGGTGGCTGTTTTTGACGACAAAGCACGCTACAAAGGTCGTCTTGGCCCCTCTTGGGCTGCTATCACTGCACACTGCTAGCCTGGCTTTGCGCCACCCCAATATCCCTCGATCTCTTATTCATCATGGAATTGAAAATGGGCTCAATCCAGACCTGGTTACATGGTCTGCTGCAACTACGATTCCTCTAGCTCTAATCCTCTGTGCCGGTATTCCTCTACGTTTGGTACCATATGCATCACTGGGCAAAAACTTCACATTTGCTCTGAAAGAGCCAGATCGACTGAAAACTACCGGTATTTATCAATATCTCCAACACCCAAGTTATACTGGGTTTGCTATTCTTATGATATCCAACGTGGCGCTGCTTGGTAGACTGGATGGTGTTTTGAGCTGCTGGGTTCCTCCCAATATCTATGAGATCTTCTGTTCCTGGGCTATAAGATTGCTTCCTTTCACTATATCAGGTATCATGTTTGGAGTGTGGACCAGAGTatctgaagaggagaagatgctcaagggGGCCTTCGGGAAGGATTGGGAAAGTTGGCATGCACGAACAGCTCgctttattccttttattctttagttaatttatATCCTTCATAAGTCAAAGTGCCGACAAGAATGACCTTGGCTTCATACTATGCTTGACCGCGAAATGTGTAAATTTTCATTTGGCGCTCTCATAAGGAAATAGAGAAGATCTCCGTCGAGACGCCATAGTGATAAATGGAGTGAATAATAGTTTTTTGTGTATAGATGCAGTATGTTCTTAAAACGACAAGATCACAAGATATATGTAACTTAAAACAAGAAACTAAATAATCGAATAAATCAATACTAAACTCTGTCCAATCCAACATTTGCTTCAAACTACAACCGTATGTTCTGCGACTCTTTCTCAGAGTTCACCGATGCCATTCAGATGAGCCATAAGATCGTCCGTTCGTTGCTCTCTCAGCAAGGAAGTTATCTCAGAATGAACGTTAGAAAGCCCGGGCCAATGCTTCGCCTTTCAGGTCATTTCGTGGAAAGCTGTATGTGGTCGTTAATTCACCTCAGCATGATCCTCTGCCATTCTTTCCACCTTGGTGACAGTCGCGTGCTAGTTACCCAAAAACACAGCATTCTCATTGCTCCTCTTCGTACATATGATGGCCGTCTCCGGTGCTCTCACATCCTAGAAACTTCGGCATGCGTTGCAGCCGGGGACGCTGAATGATAGTCCCGTCGTTATGGGAAGCCTGAGCTGGTCGTACAAGCTGAGTATCATGGCTTTCTCGGGTTTCTTGAGCATCAaatctttcttcctccttaCAGAATCTCGAAATCTCGCATGTCATCTGAAAATGACAGTGGTTCTTGGCAACCATGTGATGTTGAATCCCTTCCAACGTGCGGCGTTGCTTGCCGCAAAATATACATTCGTAGCAGTCGAATATGATGCTACGAAGGCATCTTACAAAAGATATAGGCTCAATGTCCTGACTTTTCTGGGTTGGGATGGTGAAGCCATGGCATGCCTTCATGTGAGCCATGTTATTGTCAAAGTTCGAGCTCGTGTGGCGGCAAAAGAGGCAGAGTTCTTCGTCAAATTCTGGAGTCTCTACCTCACAGACCTCTGACCAATCTCCTGTACTTTCTTGCGACGGCTCATTCCATGATTCCTTGACTCGATCCCAGTTTTCCATGGCTTTCTCCACGACATAACGAGGAATAGATGGGCCACTATGTCGAATTTGGATCTTGAAAACACTAAAGGTCGGTTAGCGTATGTGATATAGCGAGGAGAAGATATAGAACTTGCTGTTCTTCAGACTTTGAGTGTTCCCGGTGCTCCTCAAAAGTATTGAAGTTGATGCAGCATGTGCTGCACCAAGGCTTGCCAAGTTGCATGTTGGGAGAATGGTGAAGACTTGGAGATACAAGTTCGGGTTGTTCTTTGGAGATGTCTCTTTATTTTAGAAATAAAAGGGTAcagagaacaaagaaaaaagaataagAGCAGCAGTTGTCCAAATTGTCTATGGTACACTTGACTTGGGTTTGGGGTTTCCTGAGAGATTataaaggaagaaggaattTCTCAGCCCAGATGTTCAAAGAGTGCCTCTTATAGTCACTCCTGAAACCTTTGACTACGACATGAACTGGTATAACTTTTTAGAAAGTCGATCAAAATCATCTTGTGGTCAGGCCAAGACAATAAGTCATGAACATCATGATGGCTCCGAACAGCACGGGTATCAGAAGCCAACGAGAGGAGCAGAGCAGGAGAGCTAACTTTTACTGACAGATCAcaactttaagttaaagaTAAAACGGTCAGACGTTCTACCATGCTGCTCAGCATGATAGGCTACTGTTATGAAACGTAAACCTTATGATGTTTAAGAGACAATATACTAAAGGCAAAGTGTGAGATGCCTCAATGGAACAAACTTAGTTCTGTCTAACTTTTATAACATATCACCGTTCCCTCAGTACCTTGAGTATCGCAGTGGCCAATTCTGCGTTTTTCGTGAATAAGTCCAACTCATGCTCCGGGTACCCAGATTGAATAGCGATCACGGCGTCCAACTTTGGAACTACGTAAATAGACTGGCCATACATACCAATCGCCGCAAACGCACCATCGTCTCCCATTTTATACTCCTTGCCCCCCCTGCCTGTCGTCCACCAACCACTTTCGTAGCCAAAGTTGGAGACAAAGTTATCCGGTTGAAGAGCTCTGGCCCCAACACTGTTCTTAGCATCAGAAATGTCTTGGAACCAACCAGGTGGTACATTGGGGCCTTTCCCTTCGTCTCTGAAACTTTCGAGAATAAAACATCCGAAGCGTGCCATATCTGTCAAAGTTATCGAGAGACCTCCGTGACCGTCCACGTGTCCTGCGCCTGTTGTTCGTATGTACCCATCGTATTGCATTCCAGCAGGATCCCATATCGTGCGCGAGATGTATTCATTCAGAGGTTCTCCAGTTGCACGTGAGATCGCCGTCGACAGCACATAATAGTTTGGGTTGTAGTAGTGAAACTCTTCCCAAGGCTCAGCCACTTTCCTCGACGTCTTGAGCCAGTTGATAACAGCTTCGGGATCCGTTTGGGGATACAGCTCAGTGGCATACATGGGATTCGGCACATCTGCGGgtcgctcttcttctgatTGTTCAACTACCCCTGAAGACATGCTGGATAGAGCAAGAAGTGGCACGTCTGCCCAAGCAGTTCCTTTCAGTTCTTCGACATGGCGAGATACTGAGTCGTCAACAGATAgttttccttcttgttgCGCAATGGCCAGAGCTGTTGCAACAAACGACTTCGTGACTGACTGAACGTCGTTACGAGATGCTTGAGAGTTTCCGTGCCTGTATTcttcgagcttgatggctCCATTCTGAACGACAACGCAGCCAGTCAATCCATACCGGCGCATGAAATTGTTGAGATCGATCCCAGAGTTTTCCTTGATAGCTTCAGCTGTATTGAAAGAAGTATCTCGAGTAAAGCGTCTGAGATATGAGCCATGTCTGACTTGCGTTGTTCGGTTCTGGAAGGTTTCTTCGCGGAGCCGATAGAGAAGCGGAGTGTACGCTGGATCAGCCGGGTGAATAGATGATAAGCTGAACTTCCCAATATGATCACTCAAATGTGGCAAGTCTCCCATCTTGATTGTAAGTCTTCAAACTTCGATAAGTCTAATAGAGGAAGCCCAGTATTGTTGTTACTGAGATTTTCAGGTTTGGCTATTTTGAGGTCGGGTCGCATCCGAAGCTACATAACGGAGATGGGTACCGGGATTAATAAGAGGTTCATCAGACCTCCAATCATGATTTATCATTAGCTTTTGTGGTGTCCACCCAAAGTGCCTGTTATCGGCAGACTCGGCCGAGCCAAACCGCTATAACCCTCCGAACTCTGAAGTTGGCATCTAATGCTCCAACCTGTGATAGTACGAGGACTTTGAATTTAGTTTGCCAGCAATCTTCTTGTATGCAATTACTAAGTTCGACTATGTTGCGCTGCATCCATGGGAGTACACTTATACAAATCTCAAAAGATTAGCCTTGCAAAATCACGACGATCACGTCAACTCCATATGCAATGCTGTGCTAGAAAGAGTGATCGAATACGTCAAAGGATCTCTAGGATATCTGTAATATTACTTGAGCTAACCCCCACTCTTGATTGGAAACACGGCATTGATGGTTATATAATCCTCGTGTTGGGGTAAGGGAGCGGGCTCACTTCTAACTCCGACACTATCAATTCATTCTCTGTAAACAACTCACCATGCTAGAAGTCCATTGCTCTGGCACGCCTTATGAGGTAAAGAACTTGATTCTTGGAATACCCTAATCTAAGCTAAGAGACTGACTTATTATTCAAATACAGATCGGCCATCGACATGGCACAGCTGCGAAAGATAGGGTTGTTGGGTCCATCGCCTTTTACAAAGATCTTTTCCAAGAATCATGCGCCATGAACTGGGAAACAGTACGTCAAGAGGCTCAACAATACATCCAACCTCTGCGGAAACTATCTCCACGCTATGTTGAGGAGCTCCAAGGCTTAGCAGACGGCGCTGGCTTCGAGCTAGTTGATATCGTTGCTCTCAATGTTCGAACAGAGATCACATTTGGCTTATATACCCGAGTCCCGAGTGCACCTATCCAGACCGATGGCTGCACGAGTGCTGCGTATCGTCAGCCTAACGGGGAGGTTCTCCTTGCGCAGAACTGGGATTGGCAGCCTGAACAGGCACCTAATCTATTCGTCTGTCATATTTCCCAGCCTGGGACAGATATTCCTGATATCTCCATGGTGACTGAAGGGGGTGTAATTGGCAAGATTGGCATCAACTCCTCTGGTGTAGGAACCTGTCTAAACGCTATCCGAGCTCGAGGCGTTGATAACACCAAACTTCCCATCCATCTCGCCCTGCGAACAGCTTTAGAGTCGCATTCGGCTCACGAAGCAGCCGATAAGCTTTATGAACTGGGTACGGCTGGCAGTGGTCATATTCTCGTGTCAGATCCTTCTGAAGCTATAGGCTTAGAATGCACCAGCATAGGGATTAAAGAGATCAACTTTGACGGCAACGGAACACTTATTCATACGAACCATCTACTACTTGACCATCCCGGAGTAGATGAGCCCGGCTGGATACCAGATTCTACGGACCGCATCAAGCGCATCGCccagcttcttgatgagagatTGGCGAGTTTGACCATCGAccattcttcattctttgacttcttcaaaGATGAGCAAGGGTATCCAACAGCAATCAACCGCGATCAATTCTCACCCGGAAACGGCAAAGCAACACTCTTCACCATTAACATGGACTTGGCCAAGAGAAAAGCGATTGTGACTATGGGGAGGCCGACGAATTGGACTGAGAGAATTGAACTATCACCAGGCTTAGCTTAGGCGGAAGAGCATAATCATAAGCCTTGTAATCGAAATGAAGGAAAAACATTATTATTTCCCTATTTTCATTCCTGAAAAGTAGTTAAAGTCATCTGATGAGATTAAATTCAGTTTTGAACCTTGCAAAACTGTGGCATTATAAGGTCAAGGTTGTGGCTAACTTTAAGTGAAAACGCCGATGCATTCCTGCCATGGAACAGCGAGAGCTTATGGGCATAGAGTTTATTAAGAGGAACTTATAGAAAGCGCATAAGATTAAAATCATAGAAAAATAATGTAAAGCTT contains these protein-coding regions:
- a CDS encoding related to TRI15-putative transcription factor; amino-acid sequence: MQLGKPWCSTCCINFNTFEEHREHSNVFKIQIRHSGPSIPRYVVEKAMENWDRVKESWNEPSQESTGDWSEVCEVETPEFDEELCLFCRHTSSNFDNNMAHMKACHGFTIPTQKSQDIEPISFVRCLRSIIFDCYECIFCGKQRRTLEGIQHHMVAKNHCHFQMTCEISRFCKEEERFDAQETRESHDTQLVRPAQASHNDGTIIQRPRLQRMPKFLGCESTGDGHHMYEEEQ
- a CDS encoding related to Acyl-coenzyme A:6-aminopenicillanic-acid-acyltransferase 40 kDa form, whose product is MLEVHCSGTPYEIGHRHGTAAKDRVVGSIAFYKDLFQESCAMNWETVRQEAQQYIQPLRKLSPRYVEELQGLADGAGFELVDIVALNVRTEITFGLYTRVPSAPIQTDGCTSAAYRQPNGEVLLAQNWDWQPEQAPNLFVCHISQPGTDIPDISMVTEGGVIGKIGINSSGVGTCLNAIRARGVDNTKLPIHLALRTALESHSAHEAADKLYELGTAGSGHILVSDPSEAIGLECTSIGIKEINFDGNGTLIHTNHLLLDHPGVDEPGWIPDSTDRIKRIAQLLDERLASLTIDHSSFFDFFKDEQGYPTAINRDQFSPGNGKATLFTINMDLAKRKAIVTMGRPTNWTERIELSPGLA